From a region of the Thermosulfurimonas sp. F29 genome:
- a CDS encoding DUF488 family protein: MEKVLYTIGHSRHDPETFLKLLERFGIRVLADVRRWPGSRKFPHFQKEALREWLSRSGITYLHLPGLGGWRRPRSDSPNTGLENPGFRGYADHMHTVEFRADLERLLEIAHRESTTVMCAEGFPWRCHRWFLADALLLKGFRVLHILPEGAVREHRLHPRAHSRGGIPVYR; the protein is encoded by the coding sequence ATGGAAAAGGTCCTCTACACCATAGGACATTCCCGGCACGATCCGGAAACCTTCCTCAAACTCCTAGAACGGTTCGGAATACGGGTGCTGGCGGATGTAAGGCGCTGGCCGGGGTCCCGCAAGTTTCCTCATTTCCAGAAAGAGGCCCTGCGGGAATGGCTTTCCCGCTCCGGAATCACCTATCTACACCTTCCCGGTCTGGGAGGCTGGCGACGCCCTCGATCGGACTCTCCCAATACCGGTCTCGAAAACCCGGGGTTCCGGGGCTATGCGGATCACATGCACACCGTAGAATTCCGGGCGGATCTCGAAAGGTTGCTTGAAATCGCCCACCGGGAAAGCACCACGGTGATGTGCGCCGAGGGGTTTCCCTGGCGCTGTCATCGCTGGTTCCTTGCCGATGCCCTGCTTCTGAAAGGTTTCCGGGTCCTCCACATCCTGCCGGAGGGAGCGGTCAGGGAACACCGTCTCCATCCCCGGGCGCATTCCCGGGGAGGAATTCCGGTCTATCGCTGA